The DNA sequence CACTACATAatctttaaataaaagaaaaaaaatcctaaaacaaagacaaagttaataaaaattaaaacttaataaacaaaattaataatcaaaactaatacaatttttaaaaatacttataaaaattaatgaaGCTAAGTAATTATCCTAAGCTAATCCAATAAACTGTAAACAGTAAATCTACATAATTAACTACTTAACGTTAACCCAAAATTCTAATTAGCACTAAATTAACTTAGTTAATAGACGAGTAAACTAATCCAAGTTTATTTTAATTTGggtatttacttaaaaaaaaaaaaagaatatagtaGACGCAGCTAGGTTGTGAGTTGTGACGGACGATCCAATGCTCATCAGTTATCATGATTTGAAGACTTGAGACAACATCATCCGAATATCCGAATCCGACAGTGTTGTCCAGAAAGAACAAAAAACCACAGGTGGTTAAAACGAAAAATGATATAACGTTGGGCAAGCAAGCAGATAAGGAGTCACAGTCAAAACTCTAATGTTTGTAGTAGTAAGTTACATGGGTTGGGCCCAGTGCTTATAAAAGGCCCAATTCGCATAAAAACAGAGACGAGTCAAGTCGTCGCTGATTTTCCTTTCATCGTCGTTGTCACATTTGTTACGCTCTATAACCTGAAAAGAAAAGTGCCACAACACACGCAGCTTCCCCAACCGTTGCACACAGCTTCTAACACTAAGGACTAATTAcacactctcttccctctctCGCAAATTCCACTtcatttctctcttctctctctctctctaactttcTCTCTCTAGGGTTAGGGTTTCGTTCCAATTTAGTGTTGGCCAAGCTGGATAGGCACAGAGGAGACCGCtatggaaacaataacaacaacaacaacgatgATTCTCATGGCCACCGTCACTCTTCGAGGCCGCACTCTCGCTTCTCCGATTCTCCCATGACATACCACAACTCTCGTCGGAGCCCCGCGCACTTCCGCTCTGGAGGCCGCGGCTTCCACAGCTCGCCACGTCGCTCTCCCGCTGGGCCTGGAGGTTTCCACCCAATCGGCCCCGGCGAAGGGTTCGGGCCGATGGGTGGTGACGGTTACGGAGAATACGGGTTCAACACTTACCAGGCTCCTCCTCCGCAGCTGTCTGGTCACAAGCGAGGGTTTCGTGGAGTTTCGCCAGGTGAGTTTGAGTTTGAATTGGAGCTCTTCGTTTTCCGTTTGTTGGCAGAATGTATTTTTGCGTGGTTTGGTTTAATCGCAATTGATTGAGCTGGGTGGCGTTGGCATGAGGCTTCTTGAGCTTTGGAGTTGGGATACGTTTTTTAAGAGTTTAAATCTGTATTAAATATTGTTATTAAGAATTTAAAGTTGCTGTCCGTAGTGGCAATTGCGGTTGTGATTGTCAGTATACCCGGGAATTGTGTGCATAATTATATGGTTGTAAATTGCAGTGATCACAGCACAACCGCACCTGAATCATAATTGAAAACCTGCAATTcggatatatattttataatgctGGTATTAGCTTACGTTTTTTACTTGCTTAAAGTCCTGTTATAATTCGGTTCCTACCAGAGCTCCAGAATATATAGGCGTCTACTTATTCTGTTATTTTATAGCCATGGGTAGTTGGAGAAGGCTTGATTGTAGTTTTATATGTCCTGCAATAATAGTTGTTTCAGTTTTTGCTCTATTAATATAATTTCACCCATGCTTTTTCTACCCTAATGTTTTCCATGAAAGCCCAGCATGACTTATGGCACTTGCTATCCTATAAATGAAATGATTGAAACATTTGTCCTTTTTAGATCGTTTTGATGGTGGAAACTTTGCCAAACTATTTGTTGGATCTGTGCCCCGAACAGCCACTGAAGAAGATGTAAGATATACTAACCgtgtttattgttattatattgttAAATTGTCAAGAGAGATTTAAACATAAATGCACTTACTACAAACATGATGCCTTACAAGACGTTATGAGGTCGTTTAATCTATATAGCCGATCTCGCCTTGTGGGGCAAGGCCTTGTTGTTATTGTCTAATGATTTAATGCTTTTCACAACATTGAAAGATATTAAACTAGTCTAGTATTTGATGACTAATTATTTCCTTGTCACGATCATGATGTTAGATTCGACCTTTGTTTGAGGAACATGGGAATGTGATTGAGGTCGCGCTGATCAAGGATAAAAAAACTGGGCAGCATCaaggtatttataattttaatatgctGAGACTGTTGTGATTTATATGCATCTTATTTCAGGTCCTTTGAGAGGCTGATGGGAGGAAAAATGAGCTCATCATCATCTCAGTTTGTTTTTGCAACAAGTTCAGGCTTGTTGGTTTTGGTTCCACCTTTTTTGTTCCTCGTCCTGTCATACCAGAAGGAGGCAAGACGTGTAAACCTGTAAGCTGCTCTTTGTATAGCAGATGGGATCTTGGAAGACCAAAAGATCCTGCTCTTGCAATTGTAGCTGCAGCAGTGGGGGCATTACCCAACAACTAATTGTAGTGGGAGTTTCGGATGCCATAGTTGTAGGGTTGTTTGTGTCAAGAATTTAGAAGGCAGTTTTTGTACAAAGGGAACAGAGAAAAACATTGGGGTTGTTACAATTGAATGGTGTGAATCACAATGTATTTCTAGTGGTTTCATGTTTTTCATGTTTTGGTGAACGTAATAGCTTATTGAATGGCTTGGCATGTCATATATCTGTTTTAATTCAATAAATTGCATGGGTCTGAAGTTGGGTTGACAAAACATGGATGGTACACTTCATTAGTTCCCTTATGAATGGCAGACCGGTTGGTGGTGACTGATGGATGTTCATTTGCAGCTTGTTATGTAAAGTGTAGGCGAGTGGATTCAGTTTTATTGTTGCGCTTATGTGATGGATTTACTTTAACGTTTCGTGATGGTGTGGATTTAGAATTATCATTATCTTTTGGAACATTGAATTTGCTTCGTTGTGATGCTAGGCATGCGATTACGTATAATTATGCCACCCCTTCCAAATTTATTTTGGAAGCCTGTGATTTCTTATGTGTCCTGGTTTGGGATAAAAATAGTGATGTCCACATACATGTATTTGTGGAGTTGGTATTTGAATAGATTGAATCTATTTCCAACTGGTATAAGTCATTTGTGCTTCTGCCTTCCCTTATTTGTGCTAAGGTTGGATTCACTATTGTGCTTCATTTATTAGAGTCGTTCAGTTTCTATACTAAGTAAATTACTAGGCATGAGTGTGTATTCAGCGCACATACTCATGTTTTGAACCAGTCGATTGTGAATATATTAGTACAAGGATTCCTGTTCTGTGGATCTATCTGGTGTAGTTGCTTTAGTTAATGTCTTCTCAAGCGAAGTTTCTCTCTCTGCCTTGGGAAAGTATAAATCTGCATAATGTGACATCAGCTTCTTATAAGAGATATGGAATAGAATTTTATTTGCTCAGCTAAATTAGATATTGCTTATGATATAGTCTACTGGTGATAATTGCCAGTTGCCAGATTATGTGTTAGTATTCATTGTTTAGGATTTTTGGTCTCTTGACCTATGGGAACTTGTCCACATGGTCCATTGAAAATcctgtgttaattttttttataatttcaattgCTCGTTAtgctcttaaattttatttaatctatTGTCCTTTCCCATATAGTTGTTACAATGTGCACAACAAGACGTTGATCTCATTTGTTCAGTAATTAATAACCATGGGCAGAACTTTTTTTTCCCAACTTTCTATCTATCAAAACATTTTGTAGTTACTGTTAGCCTTTGGTGGCAAATGAGTTCTTTGGTGGTTGTGGATTTATATTTGATATCTGTTGTGATGAAAAGGTGGGTTtggattataattttaatataactgCCATAAAAGATTTTTGTTGTGCAGGTTGTTGTTTCATAAAATATGCTACCTCAGAAGAAGCTGATCAGGCAATTAGAGCATTACACAATCAGCATACCCTTCCTGGAGTGAGTTGTAGTGCTTTTGAATCCTAAATACTGAATATTGAGGGAAATTTATGGTTAATGGTTTTCTGACACTTGTATTGCCAATTAGGGTGTTGGTCCTATCCAAGTACGCTATGCTGACGGGGAGCGGGAACGGCTTGGTAgctatctctctttcttcaaattgatatatttgaaaatttttaaatccatATGTACATTACTCTCTCCTCCTCAAAATATGTGTCTCTTTTACTTTTTAGGTTCATTGAAAATTAATATATCTAGGCAGGGATTGtccaaatatattaatttttgaatgaaTCTAAAATGTGAGACAGTTATTTTGATGAGGGACTATACAGAAAGATTAGATAATTACTACCCATAGGTTATAAGTTGAACATGTAGTTTCCTGCTTcttttacaaattaaaatgtCTCTATAGCTATCAAGAAACCCTGTTAGTTTTCATGTGAGGGGTTCTTATTATTGAAACATTTATTATGAAAGAACATAAAAGGTTGATCATTGATGTTACAATCAttagcttttcttttttcttttttttttttatatggtaaAAGGTTGAAAAACATGTTTATTACATTTTTTTGTTAGTTCTTGTTATTTAACTTTCCATGCTTCAAGCCTTCTGTCTATTGCAGTATCAGCTTAATATTCCCCTCAAAAGTTATTTGAACCCTAGTGAACTTTAGTTTTCAGTTTGAGCAATATCTTAGTTGATGAGGGAaaaaggtgagagagagagagagaaaagggggGGGGGTACCAATAGTACTTCAGTCTGTGACATACTCTGAATTCTGGATGGAGACTTTTATGGCTGGGTGATCTCTTGTTGTATTTATTAAAGCATTAGTACTCAGGGTCATCGGACTTTCTTTGCTGACTTCTTCTTATTGCTGCAAATCAATTTATGATAGGTGCAGTTGAGTACAAATTATTTGTGGGATCTCTGAACAAACAAGCTACAGTGAAGGAAGTTGAGGAAGTATGTGGCTTACTGATTAAGCTTCACACTATATGCTATTATAGAAATATTTTCAGTGAAAAAACGGTTTGGTATTCAGAAGGAAAATTTTAGCACCAGGGAATTGATGCCTGGATTATTCAATGATTTATTTCTatccaaaaatatataaagaaattgTCTAATGAATTGTTAAATTcacttataaatatttaatttctgTTTACTATACTTCTTTAACTATGtggtgggtttttttttttggtgggggggggggggggggagtattttcctttcttttaattttagcaTGGAAGTAATAGATGTACCTCTCTGCTTCAGGTTTTCTCAAAATATGGGCGGGTTGAAGATGTTTATCTCATGCGTGATGAGAAAAAGCAAAGCCGTGGTATGTCTTTTTATCTGTTCGGAGGTATAGCTAGGAACTGTAGGATGCCGGATTAACCTTTTACTTCATTCTTTGGGCTATCCTAATATTTATTCTGGTTTTGTCTTCTATGTCTCGGTATCTGTATTTCTGTTTGATGACAATATCCATTACATAATATTTTGCATCTTTTTTATTGAAGGATGTGGTTTTGTTAAATATTCGCATAGGGATATGGCATTGGCAGCTATAAATGCACTGAATGGGATTTATACAATGAGAGTAAGGAATATTTGAAGTTAGTAATGGTCCTCCTTATGGAAGTTTTCTGCTTTAATCTCTTGTACTTTGCTGCACAGGGTTGTGATCAACCTCTAATTGTGCGGTTTGCTGATCCCAAGAGACCTCGTCAAGGAGATTCTAGGTGAGCTGAAGTCTATTTTAACtccaaaaatttaacaaaattgttAAGTTGTGCAATTTTCATGTTTGACCCAGTGATTGCATTATGCTTACTGATATCATTTATCAATCCCAAACTAGAAGTAATATGTGCTATTTAGTATTTGGCAATCTGAAGTACAGCTTTGTTCAAATTTGAGGTTGCTATTAACTGATAAGTTGATGAAAGGTATTGTGGAGCTCATTTTTATGCACTCAAcaagtttttattttctattacaaTCATGGGTGAAGGAAAGgagtttattttttgtatttgaatttgaatcagtTAATATTCTTGATAAACTGATACCCAAATGGCTGTCCTATATGTACTATTTTTGGTGTCCTACATATTATTCAAACTTTGAAATGCTTTATATATATCTCAAAGTTGTTACAGAAAATTTTCTTGCTCATTTCAGGGGTCCTGCACTTGGTGGCCCAGGATATGGTTCTAGATTTGATGCACCAGGCCCAAGGTATAATGTACATCCATGCCCTTTTACTTCTTTCTTGTATCTCCTCATTCTcctgtgtctatatatatatgtatttgtgGTTTGGTGATGTAATGTTTCATTCTGTATAACCTCGTGCAGATTTCCATCAAATATTACTGATCCCATGGGTGATCGTATGCCTCCTCCTAATGCTTGGCGTCCAATGCATGCACCAAATATGGGCCCATCTCCGAATGCTGGTTTTCGTGCGGTGGGGCCTCCAATGCTTCCAAGGTCTGGTGACATGGCATTGCCTACAAATCCAGTAAGTATAAACTAAGAGATGAAGTTATGCTTGCCCAAATTCAACTTTTCCCTTCTGAAATGTGGTGCGCCTACTGTTTATGTTAGTATTGAATTTGTTCTGGATTCTGTGAAGTCTGGTCATGCCAAGAATGAACAATCCTATTTAATGTGTTGTCTATTAATTTGATGAGTAGAACTATAACTGCAAAATTTTGTATGTATCTATTGACATAAGTCATCCTGCTTTTAATACGAAGCATATTGTCGGCAGGGCTATGGGGAAAAGGGAGGGGAtcatagaatttattaatactttTTGAAAATGCTGTCTTTATtgcactttaaaaaaaaataccgaAGTTGTGTTTGTATTTCGATTAAATGGGACAAATGGAAATGTTGACTGTTAATTGGTATAGGTATTTAGTTTATGATAAAAATGGTAGGAGTTGATGGAAACATGAAATCTGGTTGTACTAAACTAGAACTTCGTTGCTATATGTTATTGGCCAATCATCCTTCCTAGatctattatagaaaatgatgTATTAGTTGCTGGTTGTGTGATCTTTTCTCTAAACCTTTTACTCTTCTTCCTCCatcatttgtttattttttttcaatgatcTGGTTGGTCACAACATCTATTGTTTATACTAAAATGAAATGTAGGGTGGTCCTATGACTGGCATGGGAGGTCCAATAGATGACCGTTTCCAAGTGCAAAATTTTCCACCATTTTCACAACaggtataattaaaataattagcagTTTGACATGAATTAATAATTAGGGTTTACTGCTTGTTTGCGACcctaaaataaaagagaataatacatTAATGTCACTGTCAGAATTTCAACCAGCCTATGCCACAAATTCCACCAGCCAGCCAGCAACAACAAATAGCACCATTGCACAAACCGACACAATCTTCTCAGGAGTTGCCTCCTTCCCACCAGTTGTACCCTCAAGGTCCGACACCCTACTTACAAACTCCACCACCTTCATCTGTACGGCATCCTGGCCAGCCACAACTTCCACTCACTGCTGGTTCTCTACCTTCACAGCAGATTCATAGCATGAGTGGGCAGTTCCCAACTTCACAACCCCAAGCTCAGCAGAGTTCTTTGGCTACTGCATTTCCTCAGGCACCTCTTGATACTAGCGGAAAATCTGGTACAACTTTGGCTACCTCAAATAAACAGCAAGTTCCCACTGGGCAGCAGCAGACAGTTCAACCTCTTCAGCAATCCCCCTCTCAGTTAGCTCAGATGCTGTCACAGCAAACTCAGACTTTACAAGCAAGCTTTCATTCCTCCCAGCAGGCCTTCTCCCAGCTCCAACAACAACTACAGATGATACAGCCATCTAGTCAGGCTAATACATTGCAGCAAAATTCAGAAGCTACTAAAAATCAGGTATTTTTGGTTAAAATCTGCTTGGCTTAGCCTTCTCTTTAGATTCTAGTTTTTCAATTTCTCACTTTGGATTAGGTTTCATATTTTGGGGATTAGTGtttctgcttgttttttattAAGTAGAATGTGGATGTGTGGAAATTGTTTTGATTCAGTTTTACTTCAAAGCTTTTGATAGTTGCAGTTCTTCCATCGATGGTATTATTAGAGTTGACATATGGTTATAGTGCATACTAGTGTTCGTGGGATGTATCATTTATAATTCTTTGAGGAAGCTTCGCAGTAACATTCATCTGCTAATGCTTTCTACCTGTAGTCTCAATGGGCTGGAACCATACCGCAGACCATGGTCAGCAC is a window from the Arachis hypogaea cultivar Tifrunner chromosome 1, arahy.Tifrunner.gnm2.J5K5, whole genome shotgun sequence genome containing:
- the LOC112703109 gene encoding flowering time control protein FCA isoform X1, with amino-acid sequence MTYHNSRRSPAHFRSGGRGFHSSPRRSPAGPGGFHPIGPGEGFGPMGGDGYGEYGFNTYQAPPPQLSGHKRGFRGVSPDRFDGGNFAKLFVGSVPRTATEEDIRPLFEEHGNVIEVALIKDKKTGQHQDFCCAGCCFIKYATSEEADQAIRALHNQHTLPGGVGPIQVRYADGERERLGAVEYKLFVGSLNKQATVKEVEEVFSKYGRVEDVYLMRDEKKQSRGCGFVKYSHRDMALAAINALNGIYTMRGCDQPLIVRFADPKRPRQGDSRGPALGGPGYGSRFDAPGPRFPSNITDPMGDRMPPPNAWRPMHAPNMGPSPNAGFRAVGPPMLPRSGDMALPTNPGGPMTGMGGPIDDRFQVQNFPPFSQQNFNQPMPQIPPASQQQQIAPLHKPTQSSQELPPSHQLYPQGPTPYLQTPPPSSVRHPGQPQLPLTAGSLPSQQIHSMSGQFPTSQPQAQQSSLATAFPQAPLDTSGKSGTTLATSNKQQVPTGQQQTVQPLQQSPSQLAQMLSQQTQTLQASFHSSQQAFSQLQQQLQMIQPSSQANTLQQNSEATKNQSQWAGTIPQTMVSTAAEMPSSASASASAAVPVVSPNTAIVKCNWTEHLSPEGFKYYYNSVTGESRWEKPEELTLYEQQKQQQMMSMQQSQSQSQSQPSVVSAQQLPQVQQVQPQGNQGRVLHHQQMQQPPVFQAYGVTGHQGIQDYKQIQASGISAVDAGRYSQGIQTSQEWMWKNKPAGV
- the LOC112703109 gene encoding flowering time control protein FCA isoform X2, with the protein product MTYHNSRRSPAHFRSGGRGFHSSPRRSPAGPGGFHPIGPGEGFGPMGGDGYGEYGFNTYQAPPPQLSGHKRGFRGVSPDRFDGGNFAKLFVGSVPRTATEEDIRPLFEEHGNVIEVALIKDKKTGQHQGCCFIKYATSEEADQAIRALHNQHTLPGGVGPIQVRYADGERERLGAVEYKLFVGSLNKQATVKEVEEVFSKYGRVEDVYLMRDEKKQSRGCGFVKYSHRDMALAAINALNGIYTMRGCDQPLIVRFADPKRPRQGDSRGPALGGPGYGSRFDAPGPRFPSNITDPMGDRMPPPNAWRPMHAPNMGPSPNAGFRAVGPPMLPRSGDMALPTNPGGPMTGMGGPIDDRFQVQNFPPFSQQNFNQPMPQIPPASQQQQIAPLHKPTQSSQELPPSHQLYPQGPTPYLQTPPPSSVRHPGQPQLPLTAGSLPSQQIHSMSGQFPTSQPQAQQSSLATAFPQAPLDTSGKSGTTLATSNKQQVPTGQQQTVQPLQQSPSQLAQMLSQQTQTLQASFHSSQQAFSQLQQQLQMIQPSSQANTLQQNSEATKNQSQWAGTIPQTMVSTAAEMPSSASASASAAVPVVSPNTAIVKCNWTEHLSPEGFKYYYNSVTGESRWEKPEELTLYEQQKQQQMMSMQQSQSQSQSQPSVVSAQQLPQVQQVQPQGNQGRVLHHQQMQQPPVFQAYGVTGHQGIQDYKQIQASGISAVDAGRYSQGIQTSQEWMWKNKPAGV